One region of Phaeocystidibacter marisrubri genomic DNA includes:
- a CDS encoding NfeD family protein: MSISDWWASYDSFAQVLWGCALIGSTFFIFQLASALLIGDSDSAFGDSDELVETDDGVGYQFFTFRNLVIFVTMLGWFGLGTYAEGYSKITSIIVGVVAGLVMVFIMAWLMSQISKLKQDGSMKINNAIGKVGTVYIPIPANQSGKGKVQLAVQGSTHELDAVTTESETLSTGTAVSVTSVRPGNVLIVEKLK; the protein is encoded by the coding sequence ATGTCAATATCAGATTGGTGGGCGAGTTATGATTCTTTCGCCCAAGTGTTGTGGGGCTGTGCGTTAATCGGTTCCACTTTTTTCATTTTTCAACTTGCAAGCGCTCTACTCATTGGCGATTCAGACAGTGCCTTTGGCGATTCTGATGAACTTGTAGAGACGGACGACGGAGTGGGGTATCAATTCTTCACCTTCCGAAACCTCGTCATCTTCGTGACCATGTTGGGTTGGTTTGGCTTGGGCACCTATGCCGAAGGTTATTCCAAGATAACATCCATTATCGTGGGTGTTGTTGCAGGTTTGGTGATGGTGTTCATCATGGCTTGGTTGATGTCACAAATCAGCAAATTGAAGCAAGATGGCAGTATGAAAATCAACAACGCCATCGGGAAAGTAGGCACTGTTTACATCCCTATCCCTGCCAATCAAAGCGGCAAGGGCAAAGTTCAACTCGCGGTGCAAGGCAGTACGCACGAGCTCGATGCCGTAACCACAGAATCAGAAACACTCAGCACTGGCACGGCCGTTTCGGTTACCTCTGTGCGACCTGGAAATGTACTAATCGTCGAAAAACTCAAATAA
- the infB gene encoding translation initiation factor IF-2, producing the protein MSAPIRIRKALTELNISLDRAVEYLAEHGHEVDRNPNSKLNQEQYGLLVDQFQADKSKKEASEQVTQQKREEKEILRAEKEALRHKDEEEATESGTSEPEAPAAKEAPAPKEPAVEEVKEAPAKPEPTPEPEPVVEKPAPEVEAEKPVVEEAPKEEKPAPAAEVEAPKEEVADDGVIRAKRQLGGLKAVGKIDLESQKKKKKPEPKKEEKKAEPAPKAEKPAPKAEKPAAKAEEKAAEKPTPKIESKDKPKAEPTPEAPAKEATEEAKPGDGKHETKYVKLDGPKFTGAKIDLSKFEKPKKKKVASSTEPVGDKKNKRKRIRTNGPGQGGNNQGGNQGGGNRGKGQHATARKKTGKVELTDEQISQQIKETLEKLTGNKKSKSSKMRRARRDERREAEALAEMQREEESKVLKVTEFVTATELANMMNVNVNQIISTCMSLGMMVTMNQRLDGETLQIVAEEFGYQVEFVDQDVTEAVADEEDAPEDLTPRSPIVTVMGHVDHGKTSLLDYIRSTNVIAGEAGGITQHIGAYNVTLESGQTITFLDTPGHEAFTAMRARGAQATDVAIIVVAADDAVMPQTKEAISHAQAAGVPIVFAINKVDREAANPEKIKEQLAGMNLLVEDWGGKIQSQDVSAKKGTGVQELLEKVLLEAEILDLKANANRNARGTVVEAMLDKGRGYVSTILVQNGTLRIGDYVLAGQYSGKVRAMLDERGHRITEAGPSTPVELLGLDGAPQAGDAFMVMEDEREAKQIAQKRQQLAREQSARSQKNLTLEEIGRRLAVGDFKELNIILKGDVDGSIEALSDSLQRLSTEEIQVNIIHKAVGQITESDVLLASASDAVIVGFQVRPSSTARKLAEKEDIDIRLYSIIYDAIDEIRSAMEGMLSAEVKEEIVGNVEVRETFKISKVGTIAGCMVLDGVIKRNNKIRVIRDGVVVYSGELGSLKRFKDDVKEVSKGYECGLNVNNFNDIKVGDIIESYEEVEVKRTLD; encoded by the coding sequence ATGAGTGCACCTATTCGGATACGCAAAGCCCTAACTGAGCTAAACATCTCGCTAGATCGAGCTGTGGAGTACTTGGCAGAGCACGGACATGAGGTTGATAGAAACCCGAACTCCAAACTCAACCAAGAGCAATACGGCCTACTGGTTGACCAGTTCCAGGCGGATAAAAGCAAGAAGGAGGCTTCAGAGCAGGTTACCCAACAGAAGCGTGAGGAGAAAGAAATTCTCCGCGCTGAGAAAGAGGCTCTGCGTCACAAGGATGAAGAAGAAGCGACCGAATCAGGTACATCTGAACCAGAAGCTCCGGCCGCTAAAGAGGCACCAGCTCCAAAGGAGCCTGCCGTAGAAGAGGTTAAGGAAGCTCCTGCGAAACCAGAACCAACTCCTGAACCCGAGCCCGTTGTTGAAAAACCGGCTCCGGAAGTGGAGGCTGAAAAACCAGTTGTAGAAGAGGCTCCGAAGGAGGAGAAACCCGCTCCAGCAGCTGAAGTAGAAGCTCCAAAAGAAGAAGTTGCAGACGACGGTGTTATCCGTGCTAAGCGCCAGTTGGGTGGACTAAAAGCAGTGGGTAAAATCGACCTAGAGTCTCAGAAGAAGAAAAAGAAGCCGGAACCTAAGAAGGAGGAAAAGAAGGCAGAACCCGCTCCAAAAGCTGAAAAACCTGCACCTAAGGCTGAAAAGCCCGCAGCTAAAGCTGAAGAGAAGGCTGCTGAGAAACCGACTCCTAAGATAGAATCGAAAGACAAGCCAAAGGCAGAACCTACCCCAGAAGCTCCTGCGAAGGAAGCAACGGAAGAGGCGAAACCAGGCGATGGCAAGCACGAAACCAAGTACGTTAAACTTGACGGACCTAAGTTTACTGGTGCTAAAATCGACCTTTCGAAATTCGAAAAGCCTAAGAAGAAGAAAGTAGCCTCGTCTACTGAACCTGTTGGCGATAAAAAGAATAAGCGCAAGCGCATTCGTACAAATGGCCCTGGACAAGGTGGAAACAACCAAGGTGGAAACCAAGGTGGTGGAAACCGCGGCAAAGGACAACACGCAACGGCTCGTAAGAAAACGGGTAAAGTTGAATTGACCGACGAACAAATTTCACAGCAAATCAAGGAAACTCTTGAGAAGCTGACTGGAAATAAAAAGTCGAAATCGTCCAAAATGCGCCGTGCACGTCGTGATGAACGTCGTGAAGCGGAGGCTTTGGCCGAAATGCAGCGAGAGGAAGAAAGCAAAGTATTGAAGGTAACGGAATTCGTTACTGCAACGGAATTGGCGAACATGATGAATGTGAACGTCAACCAGATCATCTCTACTTGTATGTCTCTCGGTATGATGGTAACCATGAACCAACGTTTGGATGGAGAAACTCTCCAAATTGTTGCGGAAGAATTTGGATACCAAGTAGAATTCGTTGATCAAGACGTAACAGAAGCGGTTGCAGACGAAGAAGATGCTCCAGAAGATCTTACTCCTCGTTCACCAATCGTTACCGTAATGGGTCACGTTGACCACGGTAAAACGTCCCTACTCGATTACATCCGTAGTACGAATGTGATTGCAGGTGAAGCAGGGGGTATCACCCAGCACATCGGTGCATATAACGTAACTCTCGAGAGTGGTCAAACCATCACGTTCCTCGATACACCGGGTCACGAAGCCTTTACAGCGATGCGTGCTCGTGGTGCTCAAGCAACCGACGTTGCGATTATCGTAGTTGCGGCTGACGATGCAGTGATGCCTCAGACGAAAGAAGCCATCAGCCACGCTCAAGCGGCAGGTGTCCCTATCGTATTTGCGATCAACAAAGTTGACCGTGAAGCAGCGAATCCAGAGAAGATTAAGGAGCAATTGGCAGGTATGAACCTACTCGTAGAAGATTGGGGCGGTAAAATCCAGTCTCAAGACGTTTCTGCGAAGAAGGGTACCGGCGTACAAGAACTCCTTGAAAAAGTATTGCTTGAAGCCGAAATCCTCGACCTCAAAGCCAATGCGAATAGAAATGCAAGAGGTACGGTTGTAGAAGCCATGCTCGATAAGGGTCGTGGTTACGTTTCAACTATCCTCGTTCAAAACGGTACACTCCGTATTGGCGACTACGTTCTTGCAGGTCAATACAGTGGTAAAGTTCGTGCAATGCTCGACGAACGCGGTCACCGCATTACAGAAGCAGGTCCATCTACACCGGTTGAACTACTCGGTCTAGACGGTGCTCCTCAAGCAGGTGATGCCTTCATGGTAATGGAAGACGAGCGCGAAGCAAAGCAAATCGCTCAAAAGCGTCAGCAATTGGCTCGCGAACAAAGTGCACGTTCACAGAAGAACCTTACGCTCGAAGAAATCGGACGTCGTCTTGCTGTGGGTGACTTTAAAGAACTCAACATTATCCTTAAAGGTGACGTGGACGGTTCTATTGAAGCCCTTTCTGACTCATTGCAACGCTTGAGTACGGAAGAAATTCAAGTGAACATCATCCACAAGGCCGTTGGTCAGATCACGGAAAGCGACGTACTACTCGCCTCTGCATCAGATGCTGTCATCGTAGGTTTCCAAGTTCGTCCAAGTTCTACAGCTCGCAAGTTAGCTGAGAAGGAAGACATTGATATCCGACTCTACTCTATCATCTACGATGCTATCGATGAGATTAGATCAGCGATGGAAGGTATGTTGTCTGCCGAAGTGAAAGAGGAAATTGTAGGTAACGTAGAAGTACGTGAAACCTTCAAAATCTCTAAAGTGGGTACCATCGCAGGTTGTATGGTTCTCGACGGTGTTATCAAGCGAAACAACAAAATTCGCGTTATCCGCGACGGCGTGGTAGTTTACTCTGGTGAACTAGGATCACTGAAGCGTTTCAAAGACGACGTGAAAGAAGTAAGCAAAGGCTACGAGTGTGGTCTTAACGTGAACAACTTCAACGATATTAAGGTCGGTGATATCATCGAATCTTACGAAGAAGTTGAAGTGAAGCGTACGCTGGACTGA
- a CDS encoding response regulator — MKGMSETALKVLVAEDQEINRFIIGKIFSKIGLIPEFAINGGEAYSAICTKTYDLVFMDIQMPIMTGIEVVEKLQKLQITLPKIVALTSNSSPSMHDAALRAGMDNVFLKPLDSHALQSILKTYAPQPQ, encoded by the coding sequence ATGAAAGGCATGAGTGAAACTGCGCTGAAAGTTCTCGTTGCGGAAGATCAAGAGATCAATCGCTTCATCATTGGAAAAATCTTTTCTAAAATCGGATTGATTCCCGAATTCGCCATCAATGGTGGTGAAGCCTATTCCGCCATTTGTACCAAGACCTACGACTTGGTCTTCATGGACATTCAAATGCCGATCATGACGGGTATTGAAGTAGTGGAGAAACTACAGAAACTTCAAATAACCCTACCCAAAATCGTTGCTCTCACCTCCAACAGTTCACCTTCCATGCACGATGCTGCTCTGCGAGCGGGTATGGACAATGTGTTCCTCAAACCACTAGACTCACACGCACTCCAGTCCATTCTGAAAACCTACGCACCTCAGCCTCAATAA
- a CDS encoding VIT1/CCC1 transporter family protein codes for MSHHDHKEEHFEGSQFVRDIVIGMADGLTVPFALTAGLSGALDSNTIIITAGLAEIVAGSIAMGLGGYLAGTTEYEHYQAERKREYWEVDHLPEKEKEEIREILEEYGISPSLSSEVADDLAKDKDKWVDFMMRFELELDEPEIHQAKKSAANIALAYVAGGLVPLTGYFITDHPNEGLLYSSIFTVAALFTFGYWKSKIIGQRPMKGALKTTLVGVIASAAAYFIALWIQ; via the coding sequence ATGTCACATCACGATCATAAAGAAGAGCACTTTGAAGGCTCTCAATTTGTACGAGACATTGTCATTGGTATGGCAGACGGCCTCACGGTTCCTTTCGCATTGACAGCAGGATTGAGTGGAGCGCTCGATAGCAACACCATTATTATCACCGCTGGTCTCGCGGAGATTGTAGCGGGTTCCATTGCCATGGGATTGGGTGGATATCTAGCGGGCACCACCGAATATGAACACTACCAAGCAGAACGCAAACGCGAGTACTGGGAAGTGGACCACCTTCCTGAAAAAGAGAAAGAAGAAATCCGCGAAATTCTCGAAGAATACGGCATTTCTCCTTCTCTGAGCTCAGAAGTAGCGGATGATCTTGCCAAGGACAAAGACAAGTGGGTGGACTTCATGATGCGGTTTGAACTTGAGCTCGATGAACCTGAAATTCATCAAGCGAAGAAGAGCGCAGCAAACATCGCTTTGGCCTATGTTGCCGGTGGCCTCGTTCCACTCACGGGTTACTTCATCACAGATCACCCTAATGAAGGGCTACTCTATTCATCCATATTTACCGTAGCAGCTCTCTTTACTTTTGGTTACTGGAAGAGTAAAATCATTGGACAACGCCCCATGAAAGGTGCTTTGAAGACCACTCTGGTAGGAGTGATTGCATCGGCGGCTGCGTACTTCATTGCCTTGTGGATTCAGTAA
- the rimP gene encoding ribosome assembly cofactor RimP, translating into MTEEQVRPIVEEALEERGAFLVELHVSAGGNIMVYADKEGGIGLGDLKMISRKIEGDLDRDSQDFSLEVSSPGMFNPFKVHRQYVKNVGKSVSVRTTDGATHEGLMVEVTEAGITLETQKRVAKEVGKGKKTVTERFDLTFDQIAETKLEFKF; encoded by the coding sequence ATGACGGAAGAACAAGTACGACCAATAGTAGAAGAAGCCCTCGAAGAACGAGGCGCATTCTTAGTAGAGCTCCACGTGAGTGCTGGAGGTAACATCATGGTTTACGCCGACAAAGAGGGTGGAATCGGATTGGGAGATCTCAAGATGATTAGTCGGAAGATTGAAGGTGACCTAGACCGAGACTCGCAAGATTTTTCTCTTGAAGTTTCGTCACCAGGAATGTTCAATCCATTCAAAGTGCACCGCCAATACGTGAAGAACGTTGGCAAATCTGTAAGTGTTCGGACAACTGACGGTGCAACGCACGAAGGGTTGATGGTGGAAGTAACTGAAGCCGGCATCACTTTGGAAACGCAGAAACGCGTTGCGAAAGAAGTAGGAAAAGGAAAGAAAACTGTTACGGAGAGATTCGATCTAACTTTTGATCAAATCGCCGAAACAAAATTGGAATTCAAGTTTTAA
- a CDS encoding SIR2 family NAD-dependent protein deacylase — MKKDHIVVLTGAGMSAESGLKTFRDHDGLWENHSVYDVATPEAFQRDPDMVQRFYNMRRAQLETVQPNAGHFALVKAERHFDVTIITQNIDDLHERAGSSNVLHLHGELTKARSSIQPDLIVNWGYGPIENGDKAEDGSPLRPHVVWFGEPVPAIEQAVEICRTATHLLVVGTSLVVYPAAGLVHETPQNCRVTLVDPGDMSESPIAHARHVQKPAGQALPSLIDEWILNGVV; from the coding sequence ATGAAAAAAGACCACATTGTTGTATTAACTGGAGCGGGAATGAGTGCCGAAAGCGGGTTAAAAACCTTTCGCGATCACGACGGCTTGTGGGAAAACCACAGCGTGTACGACGTGGCGACTCCCGAGGCGTTTCAACGAGACCCTGACATGGTTCAACGCTTCTACAATATGCGGAGAGCACAATTGGAAACCGTTCAGCCCAATGCCGGCCACTTCGCTTTAGTCAAGGCCGAAAGACATTTTGATGTCACCATCATCACCCAAAACATAGACGATTTACACGAAAGAGCTGGATCGTCCAATGTGCTCCATTTACACGGCGAACTCACCAAAGCTCGGAGCAGTATTCAACCCGATTTGATAGTCAACTGGGGATATGGCCCTATTGAAAACGGAGATAAAGCCGAAGATGGAAGTCCACTTCGACCCCATGTTGTTTGGTTCGGCGAACCCGTTCCCGCCATTGAACAAGCGGTAGAAATTTGTCGGACTGCCACCCACCTACTCGTAGTCGGCACCTCTCTAGTGGTCTATCCCGCAGCGGGTTTGGTTCATGAAACACCTCAAAACTGTCGTGTTACACTGGTGGATCCGGGCGACATGAGTGAATCTCCAATTGCACATGCGAGACACGTCCAAAAACCTGCAGGACAGGCATTGCCTTCATTAATAGATGAATGGATACTTAATGGTGTGGTCTGA
- the nusA gene encoding transcription termination factor NusA — protein MENHAIIESFSEFKDEKNIDRVTLMAFIEESFRNQLKKKYGTDDNFDVIVNPDKGDLEIWRNRIIVADGEVEDENMEIELKEALKIEPDFEVGEEVSEEVKLIDLGRRFVLAFRQNLVSRIQEHDNGELFKRYKDMEGEIIAGEVHHVRHREIIIYDDEQNELILPKSEMIPEKDFFRKGDTVRSVVSRVDFKGTKPVVILSRTDPRFLEKLFEQEIPEVFDGLIVVKEVVRVPGEKAKVAVESYDDRIDPVGACVGMKGSRIHGIVRELRNENIDVINYTANTQLFIQRALSPAKITNLTINEEDKRVDVFLKPDQVSLAIGRGGHNIRLAGKLTGYEIDVYRDDEEDEDVELTEFGDEIEDWIIDELKAIGCDTAKSVLKLSVEDLVSRTDLEEETIQEVRKVLNQEFED, from the coding sequence ATGGAAAATCACGCGATCATCGAATCCTTCTCGGAATTTAAAGATGAGAAGAACATCGATCGGGTAACCCTGATGGCTTTTATTGAAGAATCATTCCGAAACCAGCTTAAGAAGAAGTATGGTACGGATGACAACTTCGATGTTATCGTCAATCCCGACAAAGGTGACTTAGAGATTTGGAGAAACCGAATCATCGTTGCCGATGGCGAAGTTGAGGATGAAAACATGGAAATCGAACTCAAAGAAGCTCTAAAAATTGAGCCTGATTTTGAGGTGGGTGAAGAAGTTTCTGAGGAAGTGAAGTTGATCGACCTCGGTCGTCGCTTTGTTCTTGCTTTCCGCCAAAACTTGGTTTCGCGCATTCAAGAGCACGACAATGGCGAGCTCTTCAAGCGCTATAAAGACATGGAAGGTGAAATCATCGCCGGAGAGGTACACCACGTGCGTCACCGCGAAATCATCATCTATGACGACGAACAAAACGAACTCATTTTGCCGAAGAGCGAAATGATTCCAGAAAAAGACTTCTTCCGCAAGGGCGACACCGTTCGTTCGGTTGTAAGTCGAGTTGACTTCAAAGGCACTAAGCCCGTTGTCATTCTATCAAGAACAGACCCACGCTTCCTCGAGAAGTTGTTCGAGCAAGAGATCCCAGAGGTATTTGACGGGTTGATTGTTGTGAAAGAAGTGGTTCGTGTTCCTGGTGAAAAAGCGAAAGTGGCTGTAGAATCTTATGATGACCGCATTGATCCAGTAGGAGCTTGTGTGGGTATGAAAGGTTCACGTATCCACGGTATCGTTCGCGAATTGCGCAACGAGAATATCGACGTGATCAACTACACGGCGAACACTCAGTTGTTCATCCAACGCGCGCTTTCACCTGCTAAGATTACTAACCTCACCATCAATGAAGAGGACAAGCGCGTAGACGTATTCCTCAAGCCAGATCAAGTGTCGTTGGCCATTGGTAGAGGAGGCCACAATATCCGTCTCGCAGGTAAACTAACCGGTTATGAAATCGATGTTTACCGCGATGATGAAGAAGATGAAGATGTTGAATTGACCGAATTCGGAGACGAAATCGAAGATTGGATCATCGACGAACTAAAAGCAATTGGCTGTGATACAGCTAAGAGCGTGTTGAAGCTTTCTGTGGAAGACCTCGTTAGCAGAACAGATCTCGAAGAAGAGACTATTCAAGAGGTTCGCAAAGTGTTGAATCAGGAATTTGAAGACTGA
- a CDS encoding flotillin family protein codes for MNDQGSTFIIIGVIIGIIAVFAIIQLLLRRYKRCPSDRILVVYGKVGSNSEGALSARCIHGGAAFVWPIVQDYAFMDLTPLSLEVGLTNALSRQNIRVDVPSRFTVAISTEPGTMNNAAERLLGLGRQEIHDLAKDIIFGQLRLVVATMDIEEINNNRDKFLANVAANVEAELKKIGLKLINVNVTDIKDESGYIEALGKEAAAKAINEAVVRVAEQEQMGAIGKTQADKERDIRVAEMIRDRDSNVAVANKDREILIAEASRDESIGKVNADRDTRIKTAEANATAVEGENRSKVTVANSDAVRREAEAEALRKATAAEKVQAARALEEAYDAEKKAEAARAERERASQNANVVVSAEIQKQKLIIEAQADAEQQREKARGEADAIYAKLEAEARGMYEMLTKQAEGLDKIVAAAGDNARDAVMLLVADKLPELVKLQAEAIKNIKIDKVTVWDNGGGKGERSSTANFVSNLYQSVPPLKDMFEMAGMNIPEFLGKDAVNLPSSTAPTKEDNSSEENADKSE; via the coding sequence ATGAACGATCAGGGCTCTACTTTTATAATTATCGGTGTCATTATTGGCATCATTGCGGTTTTCGCAATCATTCAACTTTTACTTCGCCGTTACAAGCGCTGTCCATCCGACAGAATTTTGGTTGTCTACGGTAAAGTAGGAAGCAACTCCGAAGGTGCACTGTCCGCAAGATGTATTCACGGGGGTGCCGCATTCGTTTGGCCTATTGTGCAAGATTATGCCTTTATGGACCTAACTCCACTCTCTCTTGAAGTTGGATTGACCAATGCACTCTCTCGTCAGAATATCCGTGTAGATGTTCCTTCTCGATTTACAGTAGCCATCTCTACTGAGCCGGGAACGATGAACAACGCGGCTGAACGCCTCCTCGGATTGGGACGTCAAGAAATTCACGACCTCGCGAAAGACATCATCTTTGGTCAACTTCGTTTGGTAGTTGCTACCATGGACATCGAAGAAATCAACAATAACCGCGATAAGTTCCTCGCCAACGTTGCCGCCAACGTGGAAGCGGAATTGAAGAAAATCGGTTTGAAGTTGATCAACGTGAACGTAACCGACATCAAGGATGAATCAGGCTACATCGAAGCGCTAGGTAAGGAAGCAGCTGCTAAAGCCATTAACGAAGCCGTAGTTCGTGTAGCAGAACAGGAACAAATGGGTGCCATTGGTAAAACCCAAGCCGATAAGGAACGTGATATCCGCGTTGCTGAAATGATTCGTGACCGTGACTCGAACGTAGCCGTTGCCAACAAGGATCGCGAAATCCTTATCGCCGAAGCGTCTCGTGACGAGAGCATTGGTAAGGTGAATGCAGATAGAGATACTCGTATTAAAACAGCAGAGGCAAATGCAACTGCAGTTGAAGGGGAAAACAGATCGAAGGTAACAGTTGCTAACTCCGACGCGGTTCGTAGAGAGGCCGAGGCAGAAGCCCTGAGAAAAGCAACCGCCGCAGAGAAAGTTCAAGCGGCTCGCGCTTTGGAAGAAGCCTATGACGCAGAGAAGAAAGCCGAAGCTGCCCGTGCAGAAAGAGAACGTGCTTCTCAAAATGCAAACGTGGTAGTAAGCGCCGAAATTCAAAAACAAAAATTGATTATTGAAGCGCAAGCAGATGCCGAACAACAACGTGAAAAAGCACGAGGTGAAGCGGATGCGATTTATGCGAAACTAGAAGCAGAAGCACGCGGTATGTATGAAATGCTTACCAAGCAGGCTGAAGGTTTGGATAAAATCGTTGCTGCGGCTGGAGACAATGCTCGCGATGCCGTTATGCTATTGGTGGCCGACAAACTACCTGAACTCGTTAAACTTCAAGCGGAAGCAATCAAGAATATTAAGATTGATAAGGTTACCGTTTGGGACAACGGCGGCGGAAAAGGCGAACGTAGCTCTACAGCAAATTTCGTTTCTAACCTCTACCAAAGTGTTCCTCCTTTAAAGGATATGTTCGAAATGGCAGGCATGAACATCCCTGAGTTCTTGGGCAAGGATGCTGTGAATCTCCCTAGCTCTACAGCTCCTACTAAAGAAGATAACTCATCAGAGGAAAACGCTGATAAATCAGAATAA